A part of Candidatus Moraniibacteriota bacterium genomic DNA contains:
- a CDS encoding helix-turn-helix transcriptional regulator, with protein MEDYSKKLGENLKEIRTRKNTTQTEIARQLAVDKSFISNIENGKTNPTLSTIANLAKALGVPINELLK; from the coding sequence ATGGAAGACTACTCGAAAAAGCTTGGAGAAAATCTCAAGGAAATCAGAACAAGGAAAAATACTACTCAGACCGAGATTGCCAGACAACTCGCTGTTGATAAATCTTTTATTAGCAACATTGAGAATGGGAAGACAAATCCGACGCTTTCGACTATTGCGAATCTGGCCAAGGCTCTAGGTGTTCCGATTAACGAACTTTTGAAATAA
- a CDS encoding RNA-binding protein, translated as MAQKLYVGNLSYGTTDDSLREAFSEAGSVTSASVITDRATGRSKGFGFVEMASDADAEKAISMWNGKDLDGRTLVVNEARPFEPRPRQGGNDGGYGGGNKRDW; from the coding sequence ATGGCACAGAAGCTCTACGTCGGAAACCTCTCATATGGCACCACGGATGACAGCCTCCGAGAAGCATTCTCGGAAGCAGGATCCGTCACGTCAGCGAGCGTCATTACCGATCGCGCTACTGGTCGTTCAAAAGGCTTCGGCTTTGTTGAAATGGCTAGTGATGCAGATGCCGAAAAGGCGATCTCCATGTGGAACGGAAAGGATCTCGATGGTCGTACCCTCGTTGTAAACGAGGCTCGCCCATTCGAACCCCGCCCGCGCCAAGGTGGAAATGATGGCGGTTACGGCGGTGGCAACAAGCGGGACTGGTAA
- a CDS encoding L,D-transpeptidase, whose protein sequence is MTFNFLSRKQQSKKSGKRGVRWGILPLFIIGLFLMSAGVYGFRAYARILEARPSFDTIIADVKPESTLGVTFPSSVDTDGFTEGVHLTPDIPVVFEWKDENRKLLIKPATFWVSGTRYALSLPAGKTVWLGTIPATTLSFETWSPPVVMSVSPEDGAQDVLLGAEDPVVVRLDRSAKDSFLDFSFNGEKAVVYGIDSDKQEFRILPNNVQSGVTYSLVVRVRNRESSDASFETAYTGSFATLPPAPSVMAADFPTRLLNAKRYTVPTVITGKYIDINTETQVMTIFEDGKVLDAYMVSSGKRGMDTPKGDYTIHNKAPRAWSKSYGLYMPYWMALVASGKYGIHELPEWPGGYKEGANHLGTPVSHGCVRLGVGPAERVYTWTDIGTPVTVH, encoded by the coding sequence ATGACCTTCAATTTTTTGTCGAGAAAACAACAATCAAAAAAGAGCGGGAAGCGAGGTGTGCGATGGGGCATATTGCCTCTTTTTATTATCGGGCTTTTCTTGATGTCAGCAGGTGTCTATGGATTTCGTGCCTATGCTCGCATTCTTGAAGCGCGACCGTCATTTGATACCATAATTGCAGACGTGAAGCCTGAGAGCACTCTTGGCGTTACCTTTCCTTCTTCGGTTGATACGGATGGATTTACAGAGGGCGTTCACCTGACGCCGGATATTCCGGTTGTTTTTGAATGGAAGGATGAAAATCGAAAACTTCTCATTAAGCCGGCAACATTTTGGGTATCGGGAACTCGGTATGCGCTTTCACTCCCAGCGGGGAAAACTGTATGGCTTGGAACGATTCCAGCGACAACGCTTTCTTTCGAAACCTGGTCGCCTCCGGTCGTCATGTCGGTTTCTCCGGAGGATGGCGCGCAAGATGTGCTCCTCGGGGCGGAAGATCCGGTTGTCGTTCGTCTTGACCGATCAGCAAAGGACTCGTTTCTTGATTTTTCATTCAATGGAGAAAAGGCAGTGGTGTATGGTATTGATTCAGATAAGCAGGAGTTTCGCATTCTTCCGAACAATGTTCAGTCGGGTGTGACGTATTCGCTCGTGGTTCGCGTGCGGAATCGAGAGTCGTCGGATGCCTCATTTGAAACGGCGTATACGGGAAGCTTTGCGACGCTTCCACCTGCGCCCTCTGTCATGGCGGCGGATTTCCCGACGCGACTCCTCAATGCAAAACGCTACACTGTGCCCACAGTGATAACGGGAAAGTATATCGATATCAATACGGAGACTCAAGTTATGACGATATTCGAAGATGGGAAAGTGCTGGACGCCTATATGGTATCGTCCGGCAAGCGGGGTATGGATACGCCGAAAGGGGACTATACTATCCACAACAAGGCGCCGCGCGCCTGGTCCAAGTCGTATGGTCTCTATATGCCGTATTGGATGGCGCTTGTTGCGAGTGGGAAATATGGTATTCATGAGCTCCCTGAGTGGCCGGGCGGGTACAAAGAGGGCGCGAATCATCTCGGGACACCCGTCTCACATGGTTGTGTCCGTCTCGGCGTCGGTCCTGCCGAACGCGTCTATACCTGGACGGATATCGGCACGCCCGTGACAGTGCACTGA
- a CDS encoding DUF378 domain-containing protein — MKMMHMAAFILLIVGGINWLLVGVFGSDIGDFLFGGMDAPVSRLIYVLVGVAALYEVTMHKKGCRVCGTDMSQM, encoded by the coding sequence ATGAAGATGATGCATATGGCAGCCTTCATTCTCCTCATTGTTGGGGGAATCAATTGGTTGCTTGTTGGGGTGTTTGGTTCGGATATCGGAGATTTTCTCTTTGGCGGGATGGATGCGCCGGTGTCGCGACTCATCTATGTATTGGTAGGTGTCGCAGCCCTCTATGAAGTTACAATGCACAAGAAGGGTTGCCGGGTGTGCGGAACAGATATGTCACAAATGTAG
- a CDS encoding mechanosensitive ion channel family protein, with product MQNFIQSLVENVTPWFLDHGVKVLAIVVSALIIQRFTGIFIEKSVRRLVVPSRFLSKEAERKREDTLIRIFTTSVEILLWMLVGLMGLSELGFAVGPLIAAAGVAGLAFGFGGQYLIRDLISGLFIIMENQYRIGDVVCFDSTCGLVEDISLRMTTLRDMDGTVHHVPHGEVKQVSNLSKNFSRVNLNIGIAYNADLEHVIAVVNRVGMELSNDPNWKDMIIAPPQFLRVDDFGDSAIVIKILGDTQPIKQWDVTGELRKRIKIAFDKEGIEIPFPQRVIHQPKQ from the coding sequence ATGCAAAATTTCATCCAATCTCTTGTGGAGAATGTGACGCCGTGGTTTCTGGATCATGGGGTTAAGGTACTAGCTATCGTTGTTTCAGCGCTGATTATTCAGCGGTTTACGGGAATATTTATCGAGAAATCTGTGCGGAGGCTTGTGGTGCCAAGTCGATTTCTGAGTAAGGAGGCCGAGCGAAAGCGCGAGGACACGCTGATTCGTATTTTTACGACGTCGGTTGAAATATTGCTGTGGATGCTCGTTGGGCTAATGGGACTTTCAGAACTGGGCTTTGCGGTAGGGCCGCTTATTGCGGCAGCCGGAGTAGCGGGACTTGCGTTTGGATTTGGCGGGCAGTACCTTATCCGCGATCTCATCAGTGGGTTGTTCATTATCATGGAGAATCAGTATCGGATTGGCGATGTAGTGTGTTTCGATAGTACCTGTGGCTTGGTTGAAGATATCAGTCTTCGTATGACGACGCTCCGCGATATGGATGGAACCGTCCATCATGTGCCGCATGGCGAGGTGAAGCAGGTGTCGAATCTTTCCAAAAATTTTTCGCGGGTCAATCTCAATATAGGTATCGCCTATAATGCCGATTTGGAGCATGTCATTGCGGTGGTGAATCGCGTTGGTATGGAACTTTCCAATGACCCGAATTGGAAAGATATGATTATCGCACCACCACAATTTCTTCGCGTCGATGACTTTGGCGACTCGGCAATTGTTATCAAAATTCTTGGTGACACACAACCAATAAAGCAGTGGGATGTGACGGGCGAACTCCGCAAGCGAATCAAGATTGCCTTCGATAAAGAGGGTATTGAAATTCCGTTTCCGCAACGGGTTATTCATCAGCCGAAACAATAA
- a CDS encoding fibronectin type III domain-containing protein: MKRKSSIFKKRGRRAFRSVLLGVLSIAALSFIPSVFAALPPPPPPPSGAPPVPQNLVASSPSATQINLSWDAVTDGWLSGYNIYRCSGASCTPTTKIGTTNATTTTYSDTGLSSGAYVYAVTAYSGFGESAQSTVVSANTQVKTYSIADFTALVVDWLKTGSGFASDVNADNVVNTRDLGIMMSFWSGA; encoded by the coding sequence ATGAAGCGAAAATCGAGCATCTTTAAGAAGAGGGGGAGGCGAGCATTTAGAAGCGTGCTCCTTGGAGTCCTCTCGATTGCAGCATTATCTTTTATTCCATCAGTGTTCGCTGCGCTTCCACCTCCACCTCCACCGCCATCAGGTGCACCGCCAGTGCCGCAGAATCTTGTTGCATCATCTCCTTCAGCAACACAGATTAACCTGTCATGGGATGCGGTGACGGACGGATGGCTTTCGGGATACAATATCTACCGATGTAGTGGTGCTAGTTGCACGCCGACAACGAAAATCGGAACAACAAATGCAACAACAACCACCTATTCTGATACCGGACTCTCATCCGGAGCATATGTTTATGCTGTGACAGCGTATAGTGGATTTGGAGAGTCGGCGCAGTCGACGGTTGTTTCCGCAAATACTCAGGTTAAGACCTATTCTATCGCCGATTTTACAGCATTGGTTGTTGACTGGCTGAAGACAGGGTCGGGATTTGCCTCCGATGTGAATGCTGATAATGTGGTAAACACCCGTGATCTCGGCATTATGATGAGCTTCTGGAGCGGTGCGTAG
- a CDS encoding IS1 family transposase, translated as MPCPKCASERFTKNGFLKQRQRYLCQECGYTYSTPHGHGKPKEMKRQALRLYLEGMGFRGIGRILGVSNVAVLKWMNLAADRLRMHLQREMPKQSKKISVMEWDELWHFVRKKSQNSGSGWQWIEKQWP; from the coding sequence ATGCCCTGTCCCAAATGTGCCTCCGAACGCTTCACAAAGAACGGTTTTCTGAAACAACGCCAACGGTATCTCTGCCAAGAATGCGGGTACACCTACTCAACACCTCACGGTCACGGTAAACCCAAAGAAATGAAGCGTCAGGCACTTCGGCTGTATCTCGAGGGAATGGGATTTCGGGGTATCGGACGGATTCTCGGAGTAAGCAATGTGGCGGTTTTGAAGTGGATGAATCTTGCCGCCGATCGTTTGCGGATGCATCTTCAACGGGAAATGCCGAAACAATCGAAGAAAATATCGGTGATGGAATGGGATGAGTTGTGGCATTTTGTTCGAAAAAAAAGTCAAAACTCTGGATCTGGCTGGCAGTGGATAGAGAAACAATGGCCATAG